One window from the genome of Archaeoglobus neptunius encodes:
- a CDS encoding methyltransferase RsmF C-terminal domain-like protein: MRFRIGGKNRIYAYRECEFDEIAVHSGMYFGTLERDGLRLSLDGSFIVGSSAKKNVVELDDTSAFKWLTGRDVEAEVTGYCILKWKERGYILGCGKGNGKLIRNFVPKDRRIKK; this comes from the coding sequence TTGAGATTTAGAATTGGAGGCAAAAACAGAATTTACGCCTACAGAGAGTGCGAATTTGATGAAATTGCGGTACACAGCGGCATGTATTTCGGTACGCTTGAAAGAGATGGTTTGAGACTGTCACTGGACGGGAGCTTCATCGTGGGCAGCAGCGCTAAAAAGAATGTGGTTGAGCTGGATGATACCAGCGCATTTAAATGGCTCACAGGAAGAGATGTCGAGGCAGAAGTTACCGGTTACTGCATTCTGAAGTGGAAAGAACGGGGATACATCCTCGGATGCGGAAAAGGGAACGGAAAACTCATCAGAAACTTCGTCCCCAAGGACAGAAGGATAAAGAAGTGA
- the mdh gene encoding malate dehydrogenase, producing the protein MKLGFVGAGRVGSTSAFTCLLNMDVEEIALVDIAEDLAVGEAMDLSHAAAGIDKYPKIVGGSDYALLKGSEIIVVTAGLARKPGMTRLDLATKNAAIIKDIANKIVQTSPESKILVVTNPMDIMTYIMWKESGKPRNEVFGMGNQLDSQRLKDRLHAAGVRNIKRAWIIGEHGDSMFVAKSLADFDGDVNWEEVEKDTRFVAAEVIKRKGATIFGPAVAIYRMVRAVVEDTGEILPTSFVLQGEYGLENVAVGVPVKLGKHGAEFVDMGLTDEEIENLKKSASILRERLTELGY; encoded by the coding sequence ATGAAACTTGGATTTGTTGGAGCAGGTAGAGTTGGCAGCACATCAGCGTTCACCTGTCTTCTGAACATGGATGTTGAGGAGATTGCTCTTGTCGATATAGCCGAAGACCTTGCAGTTGGAGAAGCAATGGATCTGTCACATGCCGCAGCGGGAATAGACAAGTATCCCAAAATTGTTGGCGGTAGCGACTACGCTCTGCTGAAGGGCAGTGAAATAATCGTCGTAACTGCTGGACTTGCAAGAAAGCCCGGGATGACAAGGCTGGACCTCGCAACCAAGAACGCTGCAATTATTAAAGACATCGCAAATAAGATCGTTCAGACATCACCCGAGAGCAAGATTCTCGTTGTGACGAACCCCATGGACATTATGACCTACATCATGTGGAAGGAGAGTGGGAAGCCAAGAAATGAAGTTTTTGGTATGGGCAACCAGCTCGATTCTCAGAGGCTCAAGGACAGACTCCACGCAGCGGGCGTCAGGAACATAAAAAGGGCCTGGATAATCGGAGAGCACGGAGACAGCATGTTCGTGGCCAAAAGTCTCGCCGATTTTGACGGAGATGTCAACTGGGAGGAGGTTGAGAAAGATACAAGGTTTGTAGCAGCGGAAGTAATAAAGAGGAAAGGGGCAACGATCTTCGGGCCTGCAGTAGCGATATACAGAATGGTGAGAGCGGTTGTGGAGGATACCGGTGAGATTCTGCCGACCAGCTTCGTGCTCCAGGGAGAATACGGACTGGAGAATGTTGCTGTTGGTGTGCCTGTGAAACTCGGAAAACATGGTGCAGAGTTTGTTGACATGGGTTTAACAGATGAAGAAATTGAAAACCTGAAAAAGTCAGCATCGATTCTCAGAGAAAGGCTCACCGAGCTCGGTTATTAA
- a CDS encoding NOL1/NOP2/sun family putative RNA methylase — translation MRVWIDPGSGPEKLREQLRALNSELYERLMMIDPSDEFIQYMLKPLRSSVRVNTLKADAEVVKENMKEVITGDVPWCREGFFVSIDDFSAVPEHQLGIIFSQEASSMIPPVVMSPEPGMDVLDIAASPGAKTTQIAQYMENKGCIVANDVKYQRINILISNLQKCGVLIAKVTEKDGRYFGRFRNRFDAVLVDAPCSNMGMIRKNYKNIRLWRLKDCYSLSKLQKELLLAAYRSVKPGGVVVYSTCTLEPIENEEVVHYLLKNTDAEIENIKIPAQRTRPFLRFDGKEYLEEVRRCLRIHPQDNDTEGFFVAKLRKP, via the coding sequence ATGAGAGTGTGGATAGACCCTGGATCCGGTCCTGAAAAGCTGAGAGAGCAATTAAGAGCGCTGAACAGCGAGCTATATGAGAGATTGATGATGATCGACCCCAGCGACGAATTCATACAGTACATGCTGAAACCACTGAGGAGCAGTGTGAGAGTAAACACACTTAAGGCAGATGCTGAAGTTGTGAAAGAGAACATGAAAGAGGTAATCACTGGGGATGTGCCGTGGTGCCGGGAGGGATTTTTTGTCAGTATAGACGACTTTTCTGCCGTTCCAGAACATCAACTCGGGATAATCTTCTCACAGGAAGCCTCTTCAATGATTCCGCCCGTTGTCATGAGTCCCGAGCCGGGTATGGACGTTCTGGACATCGCAGCATCCCCGGGAGCAAAAACTACGCAAATAGCCCAGTACATGGAAAACAAGGGATGCATTGTTGCCAACGACGTTAAGTACCAGAGAATAAACATTCTGATATCAAATCTGCAGAAATGCGGGGTCTTGATAGCCAAGGTTACGGAAAAGGACGGAAGATACTTCGGGAGGTTCAGAAACAGGTTCGATGCCGTACTTGTCGACGCACCATGCAGCAACATGGGGATGATAAGAAAAAACTACAAAAACATCAGATTGTGGAGGTTAAAGGACTGCTATAGCCTCTCAAAACTTCAGAAAGAACTTCTTCTCGCTGCTTATCGATCAGTTAAACCTGGAGGTGTTGTGGTCTACTCAACCTGTACACTTGAGCCGATAGAGAATGAGGAGGTTGTACACTACCTTTTGAAAAACACCGACGCCGAGATAGAGAACATAAAAATACCCGCACAGAGAACCAGACCTTTTCTGAGGTTTGATGGTAAGGAGTATCTGGAGGAGGTGAGAAGGTGTCTGAGAATTCATCCGCAGGACAACGACACGGAGGGGTTTTTTGTAGCGAAATTGAGGAAACCGTAA